The proteins below are encoded in one region of Effusibacillus dendaii:
- a CDS encoding precorrin-8X methylmutase → MSFVPVTTQPQEIEAKSFEIIKEELGEHPFTDEQFPVVQRVIHASADFELGRSVVFSPDAVQAGIQAIRAGRAVIADVQMIESGISKPRLNKYGCSVHCFISDPDVMEEAKKLNTTRAIVATRKAAQLCEGGIFAIGNAPTALLELIRLVESGEAKPGLIIGVPVGFVSAAESKELLAKLKGVPFITNVGRKGGSPVAVSIVNALSLLADKE, encoded by the coding sequence ATGTCTTTCGTGCCTGTAACCACACAACCGCAGGAAATCGAAGCGAAAAGTTTTGAGATTATTAAAGAGGAATTGGGAGAACACCCGTTTACAGATGAACAGTTTCCGGTTGTGCAAAGGGTGATTCATGCCTCTGCCGATTTTGAACTGGGCCGTTCAGTGGTCTTCTCGCCCGATGCGGTACAGGCGGGAATTCAGGCGATCCGCGCAGGACGCGCCGTGATTGCTGACGTGCAGATGATCGAGTCGGGCATTTCCAAGCCCCGTTTGAACAAGTACGGCTGTTCTGTGCACTGTTTTATTTCCGACCCGGACGTTATGGAGGAAGCGAAAAAATTGAACACGACGCGGGCGATCGTCGCTACCAGGAAAGCAGCCCAGCTTTGTGAAGGCGGCATATTTGCGATCGGCAACGCGCCGACCGCACTGCTCGAATTGATCCGGTTGGTCGAGAGCGGAGAAGCGAAACCGGGTTTGATCATCGGAGTTCCGGTCGGATTCGTGTCAGCGGCTGAGTCGAAAGAACTGCTTGCGAAGCTTAAGGGAGTTCCGTTTATTACAAATGTCGGGCGAAAAGGCGGTTCGCCGGTTGCCGTATCGATTGTCAATGCCCTTTCTCTGTTAGCGGATAAGGAGTGA
- a CDS encoding cobalt-precorrin-5B (C(1))-methyltransferase: MASDADQNTSSNVNRGKQPSESGRADTEGQADSEKPLRHGYTTGSCATAAAKAATHALLTGLQVSAVTIRIPAGEDVTFDIHNLEFTRDMASCSVIKDGGDDPDATHGAHIFATVTLNDKAGIELDGGTGVGRITKPGLDLPVGYAAINPVPRKMITTTVAEEVDRFLKEKGITAGDFLTEGFPAGVFAELGSAVSVRGLRVVISVPEGEEIAKKTLNARLGIIGGISILGTTGIVKPFSSAAYIASVVQAIDVAVANGCDHLVLTTGGRSEKIAQQELPDLPEEAFIQIGDFAGIALKHCAKQSVKQVTMSGMMGKFSKLAAGQMNLHSKGSQVDFEFLAEVAGRVGVQAELRQEILQANTAKQVGDMLEAAGYDKFFALLCLMISEECKKHAGSVFEVDTILAEFDGRIIGRGSTDASSPNYRDWR, translated from the coding sequence ATGGCAAGCGATGCTGACCAGAATACAAGCAGCAACGTTAACCGGGGGAAGCAGCCGTCCGAATCTGGCCGTGCGGACACGGAAGGGCAGGCTGATAGCGAGAAACCGCTTCGACACGGGTATACAACGGGGTCCTGTGCGACAGCAGCCGCAAAAGCGGCGACGCATGCCCTGTTGACGGGACTGCAGGTATCTGCTGTCACCATTCGGATTCCGGCTGGCGAAGATGTTACGTTTGACATTCACAATCTGGAATTTACGCGCGACATGGCATCCTGCTCGGTGATTAAAGACGGCGGCGACGATCCGGATGCGACGCATGGGGCGCATATTTTTGCGACTGTTACCCTGAACGACAAGGCGGGAATTGAATTGGACGGCGGAACGGGTGTGGGGCGCATCACGAAACCGGGGCTTGATCTGCCGGTAGGGTATGCGGCGATCAATCCGGTGCCGCGTAAAATGATTACCACCACCGTAGCGGAAGAGGTGGACCGGTTTCTTAAGGAGAAGGGGATCACAGCAGGGGACTTCCTGACAGAAGGGTTTCCCGCCGGAGTATTCGCTGAGCTCGGTAGCGCGGTATCTGTCCGTGGACTGCGAGTGGTCATTTCCGTTCCGGAAGGTGAAGAGATTGCCAAAAAAACATTGAACGCCCGCCTGGGAATTATCGGCGGCATTTCGATTCTTGGCACCACCGGAATTGTTAAACCGTTTTCATCGGCCGCCTATATTGCAAGCGTTGTACAGGCGATTGATGTGGCGGTCGCGAACGGATGCGACCATCTGGTGCTGACAACCGGTGGCCGCAGTGAAAAAATCGCCCAGCAAGAGCTCCCTGATCTGCCGGAGGAAGCATTCATCCAGATCGGCGATTTTGCGGGCATCGCCCTCAAACATTGTGCCAAACAATCGGTGAAACAGGTGACGATGTCGGGCATGATGGGCAAATTTTCAAAATTGGCGGCCGGCCAGATGAATCTGCATTCCAAAGGATCACAGGTCGATTTTGAATTTCTGGCGGAAGTGGCCGGGCGCGTTGGGGTTCAGGCTGAGCTGCGGCAGGAAATTTTACAGGCCAACACGGCCAAACAGGTTGGCGATATGCTGGAAGCGGCCGGGTATGACAAGTTTTTTGCCCTGCTATGTTTGATGATCAGTGAAGAATGCAAGAAGCACGCGGGGAGCGTATTTGAAGTGGATACGATTTTGGCGGAATTCGACGGCCGCATTATCGGAAGGGGGTCTACAGATGCATCCAGTCCGAATTATCGGGATTGGCGATGA
- the cbiE gene encoding precorrin-6y C5,15-methyltransferase (decarboxylating) subunit CbiE, translating into MHPVRIIGIGDDGANSLLAAGRQHVEDADLLVGGERHLSFFAESRADKFALQDGLVKAVQVIDEAQREGKRVVVLASGDPNFHGIAGFIGKKLGKQRIEIHPGLSSVQLAFARLKESWHDAFLASVHGKTREHIVQWVREHPKVALLTDPDNSPAAIAGDLLAAGFDHVTMFVGENLGSENERTGRYTLQEAVSESFSDLNVVILLRGEDSGGTEAIPANSDAVSAFRRTAASVAAASDTAAVVPFFPMGIPEHQFHQRKPKRGLITKTEVRAVTLAKMQIRPHDVIWDIGAATGSVGIEASMLAPFGHAYLIEKNEDDQDIIRANVEKFGRTNVSFQTGKAPDGLEEWPDADAIFIGGTSGQMQPLLELCVRKLKPGGRIVLNAATIESLYGAVDGFKRLDMHVEVTMMQIARSKPILNLTRFESYDPVYIVKAVRMEDREEIDEE; encoded by the coding sequence ATGCATCCAGTCCGAATTATCGGGATTGGCGATGACGGCGCGAACAGTCTTTTGGCGGCTGGGCGGCAGCATGTGGAAGATGCGGACCTGTTGGTCGGCGGCGAGCGGCACCTTTCCTTTTTCGCTGAATCGCGGGCGGACAAATTTGCCCTGCAGGACGGATTGGTAAAAGCGGTGCAGGTGATTGACGAGGCGCAGCGGGAAGGCAAACGTGTGGTGGTGCTGGCGTCAGGCGATCCGAATTTTCATGGGATTGCAGGATTTATCGGCAAAAAACTGGGCAAACAGCGAATTGAAATCCATCCGGGGCTGTCATCCGTACAATTGGCGTTTGCGCGGTTGAAAGAAAGCTGGCATGATGCGTTTTTGGCTTCTGTACACGGGAAAACGAGAGAACATATTGTGCAGTGGGTGAGAGAGCATCCGAAAGTGGCGCTGCTGACCGATCCGGATAACAGTCCGGCCGCGATTGCAGGCGATTTGCTGGCGGCAGGATTTGACCATGTCACGATGTTTGTCGGAGAAAATCTCGGCAGTGAAAACGAGCGGACCGGCAGGTATACGCTTCAGGAGGCGGTATCAGAATCGTTTTCCGATTTGAACGTGGTGATTCTGCTGCGGGGTGAGGATAGCGGGGGAACAGAGGCGATTCCGGCGAATTCCGATGCGGTGTCCGCGTTCCGGCGGACGGCTGCATCCGTTGCGGCTGCCTCTGATACGGCTGCAGTGGTCCCGTTTTTCCCGATGGGGATTCCGGAACATCAGTTTCACCAGCGCAAACCAAAGCGAGGATTGATTACCAAAACGGAAGTGCGGGCTGTGACATTGGCCAAGATGCAGATTCGGCCGCATGACGTGATTTGGGACATCGGGGCGGCAACCGGCTCGGTCGGCATTGAGGCGTCGATGCTGGCGCCGTTCGGGCATGCCTATCTGATTGAAAAAAACGAGGACGATCAGGACATTATCCGAGCCAATGTCGAAAAGTTTGGGCGGACGAACGTGTCGTTCCAAACGGGAAAAGCGCCAGATGGCCTGGAGGAATGGCCGGACGCGGATGCGATTTTTATCGGCGGCACGTCGGGACAGATGCAGCCGCTTTTGGAACTGTGCGTACGCAAGCTGAAACCTGGCGGACGCATTGTGCTAAACGCCGCCACCATTGAAAGTCTGTACGGAGCGGTGGACGGTTTTAAACGTCTTGACATGCATGTGGAAGTGACCATGATGCAGATTGCACGGAGCAAGCCGATTCTCAATCTGACACGGTTTGAATCGTACGATCCGGTCTATATCGTAAAGGCGGTCAGAATGGAAGATCGAGAGGAGATCGACGAAGAATGA
- the cobI gene encoding precorrin-2 C(20)-methyltransferase, with protein sequence MNIGKLYALGVGPGDKELVTLKAYRILSNIDVVAYPRKLNGDSYALSIVEDYLPEGVDRLGLHFPMTRDQELLKAKWEAIVQDVWEKLSDGRNVAFVTEGDPYLYSTAIHLTRLLKERHPEVEIEIVSGISSINGAASRLDIPLADGDQQLGIIPATYDMDAMRKALIEHDTVVFIKVAKVLTEVIGLLKELDLVDKATVVTKAGSPDEVIYRDMLALEGQELEYLTLMIVKKGA encoded by the coding sequence ATGAATATCGGAAAACTGTATGCGCTGGGTGTTGGACCGGGCGATAAAGAACTGGTTACGTTAAAAGCATATCGGATTTTGTCAAACATTGACGTGGTGGCATATCCCCGCAAATTGAACGGCGACAGCTACGCCCTATCGATTGTGGAAGATTACCTGCCGGAAGGAGTCGACCGCCTGGGCCTGCATTTCCCGATGACGCGCGACCAAGAACTTTTGAAGGCCAAATGGGAAGCGATTGTGCAGGATGTGTGGGAAAAGCTTTCCGATGGGCGCAACGTAGCGTTTGTTACGGAAGGCGACCCGTATCTGTACAGTACGGCGATCCACCTGACACGGCTTTTGAAAGAGCGTCATCCGGAAGTCGAAATTGAGATTGTTTCCGGCATTTCATCGATTAACGGAGCGGCATCGAGGCTGGATATTCCGTTGGCGGACGGCGATCAACAATTGGGCATCATTCCTGCTACCTACGATATGGACGCGATGCGAAAAGCGCTGATCGAACATGATACGGTCGTTTTTATCAAGGTGGCGAAAGTGTTGACCGAAGTGATCGGACTGCTGAAAGAACTGGATCTGGTTGATAAAGCGACCGTTGTGACGAAGGCAGGGTCGCCGGACGAAGTGATTTACCGCGATATGCTGGCGTTGGAAGGACAGGAGCTGGAATATTTGACCCTGATGATTGTCAAAAAAGGGGCGTGA